TGGGGGGTTTGGAATTGGGTCTGTGCCAGGCAGAGGGTGCCGTGCAACCCACCCTCCAAGGAAACCCAGGACACTGTCTGAGGAGCCTCCACGTGGCCATGACCATGGGCAGGACTCAAAGCTGTGCCTGTCCCTCTACCCTTTCTGGCCTTGTACCCTTTCTACATGAGTCTCAGCTGTGCATGCAATCACATGCTGAGTCCTCATAACTCTCAGCGAGTCACTAAGCCTGGGGAGGTCTCAAGGACTCCACCCCATGGGTAGCAACAGTCCTTCCGCACAGGACTCAGGTCAGGATGACACGGGGGATGTGCCTAAAGCATACAAAAGCCAGTTCATATTAGCTTTGTGGAAAATGGGCCTAAGCTTGCAGTAAAACTTGAGATAACCCCTATAAAAAAACTGCTTTGTAAAGAGTAAGGAATCACACTCATAAAAAGTGGCATTCTTGCTTTTCAATTGCAGGTGTTTTAATTATACATCACGGCTAATAATTTTTTCCTAAAGCTGAAATAGGAGGTTATACTGTTCTGCCTAATAAAATATGGACAGCTTAAAAAGTGCTTCTGAGAATCTGCATCCTTAGCTGCGGAAGGGGATGGAGCAGGAGCCCTGTCTCCCAAGGCCTGCGGTCCTGCTTGGGGGAGGCAGGGCGGAAGAGGTGGCTGTGAGTGCGCAGGCGCAGCCAGGGCGGCACCGGCAGAGGATCAGTCCCAGGGACTGACCCAGCCAGAGGCCCGCCCACCCTCGAGTCACTTCACTCTGGCCTCCTCTTCCAGGATGGCCTTCTCCGCACTCCTGAACTTCTTCAGCTCCACGACCAGTTCCCAGTACTTGAGATACAGCCACATGAGCCTCCCATTCTGGCGCCTGTCGGTGTTCCAGACGTCACCACAGTACGTGTCATGCTTGAATATGTCAACCAGGCCAGCCGCCACCCCCAGGTCCACAGCTACTGGGTCCGTGGATGCTCGGACCAGCCAGCTCTTCTCTAGCTCCAGCCGGCGGCGGCGTGGGAGCAGGAGGCTGCAGTAAATGCCCTGCCTCTCAGTGAGGGCACCTTCCAGCTCCCGCAGCAGGAGCCGGGCCCTCCGCTGCCAGTCCTCCTCCCTGTCCAGGCAGCTCAGGTAGGCCCTCCGCAGGGGCTGTGCATTCTCCCGCAGGACCCGCGCCCGTTCCTGCTCCAGAAGCTTCCTTTCCTCCACCATCTTGCGCCCCTGAGAGATGAGGGCTTCTCGGTAACTAGTCGTCCTATTCTGTTCCTTTTCAAGCTCCAGGGACAAC
This window of the Camelus dromedarius isolate mCamDro1 chromosome 3, mCamDro1.pat, whole genome shotgun sequence genome carries:
- the CCDC127 gene encoding coiled-coil domain-containing protein 127, which translates into the protein MNNLNNPPNWNIRPNSRADGGDGSRWNYALLVPMLGLAAFRWIWSRESQKEIEAEREACRQRTAAFQRDLEAKYQATISESRRAVAQLSLELEKEQNRTTSYREALISQGRKMVEERKLLEQERARVLRENAQPLRRAYLSCLDREEDWQRRARLLLRELEGALTERQGIYCSLLLPRRRRLELEKSWLVRASTDPVAVDLGVAAGLVDIFKHDTYCGDVWNTDRRQNGRLMWLYLKYWELVVELKKFRSAEKAILEEEARVK